Part of the Fodinicola acaciae genome is shown below.
GGTTGGGATCTGCCCGGTGTGGTCACCGGCGGCGCGGCCCAGGCATTGGCGAAAAGCGAGGGGACCGCGATCGGGCGCCGGGTCGTCGTCGCCGGCGCCGGCCCGTTTTTGTTGCCGGTCGCCACATCGCTGGCTCGCGTCGGCGCGCGAGTCGTCGGTGTTTACGAGGCGGCGCGGTCGTTTTCCGGCTATGTCGGACTCGACGCGATCGGCAAGTCCGGCGAGTTTCTGTCTTATCTGGCGACGATGGCTCGGCGCCGCATCCCATATCGCGTCGGCAAGGCGGTCGTCGCCGCGAACGGCGTCGACCGGGTCGAGTCGGTGACGGTCGCGTCGGTTGACCGGTTGTGGCGGCCGTTGCCCGGCACGGAACAGCGGATCAGAGTCGATGCCGTTTGTGTCAGCCATGGTTTCACGCCGCGGCTGGAGTTGGCACTGGCGGCCGGATGTGACCTGTCGCCGGACCGCTTTGTGGCTGTCGACAACGCACAACGTACGTCCGTGCCAGGTGTTTTCGCGGCTGGCGAGATAACCGGCATCGGTGGCGCGCAACTCGCACGTGTGGAAGGCGAGATCGCCGGACTCTGCGCGGCAGGCAGCCCGCCACCGGGCAAACTTGTCAGACGACGACAGGCCTTGCGGCGGTTCGCGATGCGGATGGGGAAGGTCCACGCGATCGGCGCCGGCTGGAGGGCCTGGCTGACCGGTGACACCTTGGTGTGCCGATGCGAAGAGGTTTCCTTCGATTTCCTACGGAAAACGCGCGTCGCGTACGGCGATGCCGGCCTGCGGTCGCTGAAACTCGGCACTCGCGCCGGCCTCGGCATCTGCCAGGGACGGATCTGCGGACGTACGGTCGAGGACCTGCTGTCCGCGGCCCCGGACGGTGCCACCACCGACCGCCGTCCGATCGCGATCCCCGTACGCCTTGGAGATCTGGCTTCGGAGAGAGGAAAAGACGATGAGTGATCTGACCGGTGTCGTCGTGGCGACCACGCTGGCGTTCCGGCCGGACAAGTCCGCGCCGGCCGGCCTGGCGGTGGACTACGACCGCTACGCGGCACACTGCGACTGGCTGATCCGCAACGGTTGCCGCGGCATCGGAGCCAACGGATCGCTGGGGGAGTATTCGTCGCTGACCGACGAGGAGCGGCGGAAGGTGGTGCAGACCGCGGTTTCCGCGGTCGACGGCCGGGGAATCGTGATCGCCGGCGCGCACGCGGTCGGCTGGCACCAGGCACAGAAGTGGGCCGAGCTGGCCAAAGAAGACGGTGCCGACGCGGTTTTGCTGCTGCCGCCGATCGTCTACCGCGCGTCGGCGTCGGAAGTCGTTGAACACTATACGAAAGTCGCCGAGGTCGGTCTGCCGATCATGGCGTACAACAATCCGTTCGACACCAAGGTCGACCTGACACCGCACCTGCTCGCCGAGTTGGCGAAGATCCCGGAAGTCGTTGCGGTGAAGGAGTTTTCCGGCGACGCGCGGCGGGTGCTGGAGATCCGTGAGCTGTGCGACCTCGACGTCGTCTCCGGCGCCGACGACCTGTTGTTCGAGACGCTGGTCGACGGCACGGTCGGCTGGTTTGCCGGCTATCCAAACGCGTTTCCGGCCGCGTCGGTGGAGCTCTACGACCTGGTGAGGGCCGGCCGGATCGCCGAGGCGCGAGAGCTCTATCGTCATCTGCTGCCGGCCTTCCGCTGGGACTCGCGCACCGAGTTCGTCCAGGCGATCAAGCTCAGCATGGACATCGTCGGCGAGAGCTACGGTGGACCGACCCGGCCGCCGCGTGGTCCGCTGAGCCAGGAAAACGAGGAGCGCGTACGCGCGGACGTGGCGCGAGCGCTGGAACATCTGAGGACGAGGGACTGAAAATGCGTGCCAGCCGGATGTTCAGCGCCGTCGACTCGCACACCGAAGGCATGCCGACGCGGGTCGTCACCGGCGGCGTCGGCGCCATCCCGGGCGAGACCATGAACGACCGGCGCCGGCATTTCATGTCCACGATGGACGATCTGCGGTTGTTACTGATGAACGAACCGCGCGGCCACTCGGCGATGAGTGGTGCGATCCTGCAGCCGCCGGCGCGCGCGGACGCCGACTGGGGTGTGGTCTTCATCGAGGTGTCCGGCTGTCTACCGATGTGCGGACACGGAACCATCGGCGTGGCAACGGTTCTGGTCGAGACCGGCATGGTGCCGGTGACCGAGCCGGAGACGGTCGTACGGCTGGACACGCCGGCCGGCCTGGTGATCGCGCGTGTCGCCGTACGAGACGGTCGCGCCGAGTCGGTGACGATCGAGAACGTGCCCGCGTACGTCCTGCGGCTCGACGCCGAAGTTTCGGTGCCTGGCATCGGCGCGGTGTCCTACGACCTGGCTTTCGGCGGCAATTTCTACGCGATCGTACGGCTTGAGGACCTCGGCCTGTCGTACGACCGCGCCCACCAGCAGGAGATTTTGCGTGCCGGCCTGGCAATCATGGCGGCCATCAACGAAGCAGACCCGCCGCGGCATCCGGAGATCGCCGGCATCGACGTGTGTCATCACGTGTATTTCGCCGCACCCGGCTCGAATGCGCGGCACTCGCGCCACGCGATGGCGATCCATCCGGGCTGGTTCGACCGGTCGCCGTGCGGCACTGGCACCTCCGCGCGGATGGCGCAGCTGTGGACGCGCGGTGAGCTGCCGCTGGACACCGACTTCGTGAACGAGTCGTTCATCGGCTCGCGGTTCGTCGGCCGGCTGGTCGGGGAGACCTCGGTGGCCGGGCTGCCGGCGGTGCTGCCGACCATCACCGGCCGCGCCTGGGTCACCGGCACCGCGCGATACCTGCTGGACCCGACCGACCCGTTCCCCACCGGCTTCCAGTTCTAACGTGCTGCGCGTCACCAGCGTACGGCCGGTTGAGCTGCGACAATGCACGGATGGCTATCGACGAGCCGGTGGACCGTATCGGGATCATGGGTGGCACGTTCGACCCGATCCACCACGGACACCTGGTGGCGGCCAGCGAGGTCGCCGACCGGTTCGGCCTGGACGAGGTCGTCTTCGTGCCGACCGGCCAGCCGTACTGGAAAGAGGGGATCAGCCCCGCCGAGGACCGCTATCTGATGACCGTCATCGCCACCGCGTCCAACCCGCGGTTTTCGGTGAGCCGGGTCGACATCAACCGGCCGGGGCCGACGTACACCATCGACACGCTGCAGGATTTGCGGGAGATCTACGGCAAAGACGTGCAGATGTTCTTCATCACCGGCGCCGACGCGCTGCCGGCGATCCTGTCCTGGAAAAACCACGAGGAACTGTTCGGCATGGCGCATTTCGTCGGCGTCACCCGGCCCGGTTTCGAGCTGTCCGACCCGAAGCTGCCGGACGACGTGCCGGCCGACTCGGTTTCGCTGATCGAGGTGCCGGCGATGGCGATCTCGTCGACCTCCTGCCGTGAGCGCGTCGCGGCGAAGCGGCCGGTCTGGTATCTCGTGCCGGACGGGGTGGTGCAGTACATCGAGAAGCGCCGGCTCTATCGCGGCGACGGCCCGGGCAACGGCGCCGGCTATCGGTGACCGCCTGTAGTCGGCGTGTTTCTGCTGGTGAGGCTGGAGTGTGGTGCCAGTGACTCCGTCGTGAGCCGCGCATGAGACCCTCGAGCTGCGCAATGTCGTCGTATGAGGAGGCCTGACCGGTGCCGGTGTCCGATCGCGCGCGTCAGCTCGCGCTCTCCGCCGCGCAGGCCGCGGCCGACAAGAAGGCCACCGACGTGGTCATCCTGGACGTGAGCGACCAGCTGGTCATCACCGACGCGTTCCTGATCGCGTCCGCGCCGAACGAGCGCCAGGTCTCGGCCATCGTCGACGCGGTCGAGGAGCGGCTGCGTACGCAACACGACGTCAAGCCGGTCCGGCGCGAAGGCGCACGGGAAGGCCGCTGGGTCCTGCTCGACTTCGTCGATGTCATCGTGCACGTCCAGCACTCCGACGAGCGCGCCTTCTACGCGCTGGAGCGGCTGTGGAAGGACTGCCCCACCATCCCGTTCGTGGACTCGGCGTTGGAGTCGACCGAATGACCTCCGTACGGCTGATCCTCTGGCGGCACGGCCTGACCGGCTGGAACGCGGAGAGCCGGTTCCAGGGGCAGCTCGACCCGCCGCTGTCCGAGACCGGCGTCGCCGAGGCGGAGAAGGCGGCCGAGCTGCTGGCCGCGATGTCGCCGTCGTTGCTGGTCTCCAGCGACCTGCAGCGGGCGCAGCAGACCGCCGCGGCGCTCGCCGAGCGCACCGGCCTGGCCGTACACACCGACGAGCGGCTGCGCGAGCGGCACTGGGGTGACTGGCAGGGCAAGACGCACGCCGAGCTGGCCGAGCACGACTCCGAGGCGTTCGCGATGTGGCAGGCCGGCCGGCAACCGACGGTCAACGGCCGCGAGGACCCTGACGCCGTACGCACGCGGGTCGCCGCCGCGATCCGCAGCGCGGTGACGCGCGTTTCCGACGTGACCGAGGCGACGGTGATCCTGGTGTCGCACGGTGGCGCGATCCGTTACGGCCTGGCCGAGCTGCTGCGCTGGCCGGAGGAGCTGGCGCGTACGGTCAGCGGCCTGCACAACTGCCACTGGGCCCAGCTGCGCACCCGGCCGGTGGTGTCCAGCGACGCGCCGGACGAGTGGGTCCTGTCCGCGTACAACGTCGGTGCCGCCACTCCCTGATGAAGCACGTCCTGGTCTTCGCCGACTCGTTGGCGTTCTACGGGCCGGAGCGTGGCGAGATCAGCACCGACCCTCGGCTGTTCCCGAACGTGATGGCGGCTGAGCTGTCCGCTGGCGGTGTCGCGGTGACCGCCGATCTGGTCGCGCGCGTCGGCTGGACGTCGCGTGACGTGTGGTGGTCGATGACGCGCGACCCGTACGTCTATTCGGTGCTGCTGGCGCGTGCCTCGGCGGTGGTGCTGGCGGTCGGTGGCATGGACTATCTGCCGACGACGGTGCCGACCTGGCTGCGGGAGGGGATCCGCTATCTGCGGCCACCGGCGTTGCGGCGCGCGGTCCGGCAGGCATACCAGCGGACGCAGCCGGTCGCCGCGCTGCGTACGCCGTGGCGCGCGTTGCCGCAGGCGTTGACGGACACCTACCTGACCAACTGCCTCGGTGGCGTGCGCTTCTTCCACCCTGGCGTGCCGGTGGTGGGGATCCTGCCGCCGCCGCACCAGGCCGCCGTCTATGGCTGCGCCTCTGGTGAGCCGCGTGGCCACGGTCCGGCGGTCGCGGCCGCGCGCGCGTGGGGACGGCGGCAGGACGTACCAATGGTCGACCTGCCGCGGATCGTCTGGCCGCACCTGCTGGCCGGTCGCGCCAACCCGGACGGCATGCACTATGGCTGGCAGACGCACGCCGAGATCGGTTCGGCCCTCGCGGCCACCGTACGGTCCTGCTGGGACTAGGGTCGAGGCCATGACTCGGCGGGTTGCGGTGGTCACGGACTCCACGGCCGGCCTGTCCGCCTCGGTCGCCGCCGAGGCCGGCGTACGTGTGGTGCCGCTGACGGTCACCGTCGGCGGCCGGTCCGGCGTCGAAGGCGTCGACGTGACGCCGGCGGACGTGGCGGCGGCTCTCGGCGAGCGGCGGATCTCTGTCGCCACCTCACGGCCGTCCCCGGCCGAGCTCGCGCGCGCATATGCGGATGCGCTGGCCGACGCCTCGGACGTCGTGGCCGTACACCTGTCGAGCAAGCTGTCCGGCACGTACGCGTCGGCGGTCGCCGCGTCGCGCGAGTTCTCCGGCACGGTGTCGGTCGTCGACTCCGGGTCGACCGCGATGGGCCTCGGTTTCCCGGTGCTGGCCGCCGCGGCCGTGGCACGTGACGGCGGCGACGCGGCGGACGTACGCGCTGCCGCCGAGGAGGCCGTGCGGCGTACGACCACGTTGTTTTACGTTGACACGCTGGAATATCTGCGCCGCGGCGGACGTATCGGCGCGGCCGCCGCGTTGGTCGGCACCGCGCTGGCCGTCAAGCCGATTCTCCGCGTCGACACGGCCGGCGTCGCACTTGCCGAACGGGTGCGTACCAGCGCGCGCGGGTTGGCCCGCCTGGAGGAGTTGGCAGTCGAGCTGGCCATAGGACCGGTGAACGTCGCCGTACACCACCTCGCCGCGCCACAACGCGCCGAAACCCTCGCGACCCGGCTGTCCGACCGGCTGCCTCAGGTGAAGGACCTGCTCACCAGCGAGGTCGGCGCCGTCATCGGCGCACACGTCGGCCCCGGCGTCGTAGGCGTCGTCGTCAGCCCCGGCTGACCTGACAGCACGCGATTTTCTCCATGATCGACAGCATCACATTTGGCGATGCGGCGCGAAACTGTCGTACCCCCCTGCCAATCTGGGCCCCCACCCAGATCGGGTGGGGGGTGGGTTCGCGTGGAAACTTAGCTAAGTAAACGCGATTTCCCGCGTGTGACGCGGCATCGCGCATGGCCACCGCATGTGCGATGGATGCCAGTGCCAGGCCCTTGGTGGCTGGCTGGCGCCGTGCTCGCCTGGCTGGTTGGTCGGAGCGCCGGCCAGGAGAGCCCGCGCCTCTTCTGCATCGCCAGTCACATCGGTCACCCGGTGGTGTGGGGGAGGTGGTCGCATGGCCCCCATGCGTGCGTCAGACGCACGCATGGCGTCCATGCGACCACAACATGAACGGCATCTGTCGTGGGTGTGCACCGACGCCGACCCGAAACGAGCCGGACGGCTCATAGCACAGATTTCTCGGCGAGCCGGGTTATCCACACAGCGATCTGTCATCCACAGATTTGCCTTCAGTCGCACCGAAACCCCGCGGCACTCCGTAGCGTTCGAGGCGTGCCACTCCTGCCGCTCCGCCGCACCGCGTCCGAGTCGCTGACCGCGTACGCCCGGTCCCGGCTGTCCGATCTTTTCCCGGACAGCGGGGAAAACGCCGAGCGTCCGGCCGGGATCGACTGGACAGAGCCGAAAAGCCGGTGGCTGCCGCAGGCGTTGCGGGGCGCGCTGGTCAATCCGGGCCGGCGCGGCCTCGCCGCGCTGGTCGCCGTCATGCTGCTCGCCGCCGCGTTGGCCGGCTGGGCCGCCTGGCGGTCCCGGCCGGTCGCCGAGCCGGCCGAGCAGCTCAAGGTCGTCCCGAGCCGCGCGGCCGCCACCGCGCAGCTGGTGGTGGTCGCGGTCGCCGGGAAGGTACGCCGGCCGGGGTTGGTCCGGCTGCCGGCCGGCTCGCGGGTCGCCGACGCCGTCGCGGCGGCCGGCGGAGCGCTGCCAGGCACCGACCTGACCTCGGTCAACCTGGCGCGCAAGCTGGTCGACGGCGAGCAGATCATCGTCGGCACGCCGACGGCTGCCGCCGGTGCCGCGCCGAAGGTCGGCCCGGTCAATCTCAACACCGCCACCGCCGAGCAGCTCGACGCGCTGCCCGGCGTCGGTCCGGTGCTGGCGAAACGTATCGTCGACTACCGCGCGCAGCACGGGCCGTTCGGTTCGGTCGAGCAGCTGCGCGAGGTGTCCGGCATCGGCGCGGCGAAGTTCGCCAGCCTGCGGGGCCAGGTGACGGTGTGACCGAGCACGACGGCCTCGACCTGCGGCTGGCGGCGGTCGGCGCGGGCATCTGGGCCGCGGCGCTCGCCGGCCTGCTGACGAGTCCACCGGTCGCGTTGGCGATCGCGGTCGTCGGCGCCGTCGTGTTTGTGGCAGCAATGTGTGGAAAAGCGCACTGGCTCGGTGTGTTGGCGGCGGCTGCGTTGGGGGTCGCCGGCGGCGGCCTCACCACCTCGGTCCAGCTGTTGCCGCGCGACACCGGCCCGATCCCGGTGTTGGCCGCCGACCGCGCCGAGGTGAGCGTGGTCGGTACGGTCCAGGACGATCCTCGGCCGATCCGCTCCGCCGCCGCACCGAGCTATCTGGTGCCGATCGGCGTCAGCGAGCTGCGTACGTCCGGCCGCCGGCTCGCGCTCGGCGCGTCGGTGCTGGTCTTCGGCGCGGATCGGCGGTGGCTCGGTCTGCTGCCCGGGCAGCGGCTTCGGGTGTCCGGCCGGCTCGGACCGCCAGGCAGTGTGGCGGTCACCGCCGCCACGCTGACCGCCGCCGGCCCGCCGACCTTGATCGGTGCGCCGCCGTACGT
Proteins encoded:
- the rsfS gene encoding ribosome silencing factor gives rise to the protein MPVSDRARQLALSAAQAAADKKATDVVILDVSDQLVITDAFLIASAPNERQVSAIVDAVEERLRTQHDVKPVRREGAREGRWVLLDFVDVIVHVQHSDERAFYALERLWKDCPTIPFVDSALESTE
- the nadD gene encoding nicotinate-nucleotide adenylyltransferase, translating into MAIDEPVDRIGIMGGTFDPIHHGHLVAASEVADRFGLDEVVFVPTGQPYWKEGISPAEDRYLMTVIATASNPRFSVSRVDINRPGPTYTIDTLQDLREIYGKDVQMFFITGADALPAILSWKNHEELFGMAHFVGVTRPGFELSDPKLPDDVPADSVSLIEVPAMAISSTSCRERVAAKRPVWYLVPDGVVQYIEKRRLYRGDGPGNGAGYR
- a CDS encoding proline racemase family protein — translated: MRASRMFSAVDSHTEGMPTRVVTGGVGAIPGETMNDRRRHFMSTMDDLRLLLMNEPRGHSAMSGAILQPPARADADWGVVFIEVSGCLPMCGHGTIGVATVLVETGMVPVTEPETVVRLDTPAGLVIARVAVRDGRAESVTIENVPAYVLRLDAEVSVPGIGAVSYDLAFGGNFYAIVRLEDLGLSYDRAHQQEILRAGLAIMAAINEADPPRHPEIAGIDVCHHVYFAAPGSNARHSRHAMAIHPGWFDRSPCGTGTSARMAQLWTRGELPLDTDFVNESFIGSRFVGRLVGETSVAGLPAVLPTITGRAWVTGTARYLLDPTDPFPTGFQF
- a CDS encoding histidine phosphatase family protein; protein product: MTSVRLILWRHGLTGWNAESRFQGQLDPPLSETGVAEAEKAAELLAAMSPSLLVSSDLQRAQQTAAALAERTGLAVHTDERLRERHWGDWQGKTHAELAEHDSEAFAMWQAGRQPTVNGREDPDAVRTRVAAAIRSAVTRVSDVTEATVILVSHGGAIRYGLAELLRWPEELARTVSGLHNCHWAQLRTRPVVSSDAPDEWVLSAYNVGAATP
- a CDS encoding FAD-dependent oxidoreductase, translated to MRVLVIGAGPAGLAAAAAARAAGASVTLLDAYDRVGGQYWRGSAVPYDENHVKAEVWTIEPPRTVHALVGGEMRTYEPDALVLATGAHDRTLPFPGWDLPGVVTGGAAQALAKSEGTAIGRRVVVAGAGPFLLPVATSLARVGARVVGVYEAARSFSGYVGLDAIGKSGEFLSYLATMARRRIPYRVGKAVVAANGVDRVESVTVASVDRLWRPLPGTEQRIRVDAVCVSHGFTPRLELALAAGCDLSPDRFVAVDNAQRTSVPGVFAAGEITGIGGAQLARVEGEIAGLCAAGSPPPGKLVRRRQALRRFAMRMGKVHAIGAGWRAWLTGDTLVCRCEEVSFDFLRKTRVAYGDAGLRSLKLGTRAGLGICQGRICGRTVEDLLSAAPDGATTDRRPIAIPVRLGDLASERGKDDE
- a CDS encoding DegV family protein — protein: MTRRVAVVTDSTAGLSASVAAEAGVRVVPLTVTVGGRSGVEGVDVTPADVAAALGERRISVATSRPSPAELARAYADALADASDVVAVHLSSKLSGTYASAVAASREFSGTVSVVDSGSTAMGLGFPVLAAAAVARDGGDAADVRAAAEEAVRRTTTLFYVDTLEYLRRGGRIGAAAALVGTALAVKPILRVDTAGVALAERVRTSARGLARLEELAVELAIGPVNVAVHHLAAPQRAETLATRLSDRLPQVKDLLTSEVGAVIGAHVGPGVVGVVVSPG
- the octT gene encoding diglucosylglycerate octanoyltransferase codes for the protein MKHVLVFADSLAFYGPERGEISTDPRLFPNVMAAELSAGGVAVTADLVARVGWTSRDVWWSMTRDPYVYSVLLARASAVVLAVGGMDYLPTTVPTWLREGIRYLRPPALRRAVRQAYQRTQPVAALRTPWRALPQALTDTYLTNCLGGVRFFHPGVPVVGILPPPHQAAVYGCASGEPRGHGPAVAAARAWGRRQDVPMVDLPRIVWPHLLAGRANPDGMHYGWQTHAEIGSALAATVRSCWD
- a CDS encoding ComEA family DNA-binding protein, whose amino-acid sequence is MPLLPLRRTASESLTAYARSRLSDLFPDSGENAERPAGIDWTEPKSRWLPQALRGALVNPGRRGLAALVAVMLLAAALAGWAAWRSRPVAEPAEQLKVVPSRAAATAQLVVVAVAGKVRRPGLVRLPAGSRVADAVAAAGGALPGTDLTSVNLARKLVDGEQIIVGTPTAAAGAAPKVGPVNLNTATAEQLDALPGVGPVLAKRIVDYRAQHGPFGSVEQLREVSGIGAAKFASLRGQVTV
- a CDS encoding dihydrodipicolinate synthase family protein: MSDLTGVVVATTLAFRPDKSAPAGLAVDYDRYAAHCDWLIRNGCRGIGANGSLGEYSSLTDEERRKVVQTAVSAVDGRGIVIAGAHAVGWHQAQKWAELAKEDGADAVLLLPPIVYRASASEVVEHYTKVAEVGLPIMAYNNPFDTKVDLTPHLLAELAKIPEVVAVKEFSGDARRVLEIRELCDLDVVSGADDLLFETLVDGTVGWFAGYPNAFPAASVELYDLVRAGRIAEARELYRHLLPAFRWDSRTEFVQAIKLSMDIVGESYGGPTRPPRGPLSQENEERVRADVARALEHLRTRD